One Flavobacteriales bacterium genomic region harbors:
- a CDS encoding T9SS type A sorting domain-containing protein — protein MNYSLIISNPIGAINTIIERIEIYPNPVNTVITIRFKTEGNHEIHIVNMLGKQVKRFQNLSKIARIDISDVEEGVYIMRIKKDDKVIAKQIIIQHALVKK, from the coding sequence ATTAATTATTCATTAATAATCTCAAATCCTATTGGAGCCATTAATACCATTATTGAACGTATAGAAATTTACCCTAATCCAGTAAATACGGTAATAACCATTCGTTTTAAAACCGAGGGAAATCATGAAATACATATTGTCAACATGTTAGGAAAACAAGTGAAAAGATTTCAAAACCTGTCAAAAATTGCGAGAATTGATATTTCTGATGTTGAAGAGGGTGTCTATATTATGAGGATCAAAAAAGATGATAAAGTGATCGCGAAGCAAATAATTATTCAACATGCTCTCGTGAAAAAATAG